CGCTGCCTTACTGTCTACAACAGCCATGGTCTCGTCTGAAGGGTCATATAACTCGTACTTGGTTGGCGACAGCGGCAATAATGCCAGCGGCCGCCCGTCTTCTTCCCTGTAAACCAGCAGGGCGCCGTTGTCTTCTTTCCACCATTGATCTTTTAAGATAATTTGTCTCATTCTAATTTGTGACGCCCTGGCGATATCACCCAGCAAGTCCTTGGATGCCGCGTTTCCTTTACTAAGCTCGTTAGAAGGGACAATTTTAATATTCTTGGCCTTGCCCACCGCTGCGCAGGCCTTAAACAGCAAATTATCCACCAATGATTCTTGCACACCATCATCAGGCTTTTGTTTTAAGTTCATAGAGTTGACAAGACTGTGCAATCCGCTGCTCATTGAATAGTTGTCTGTCTCTTCTCTTGCTTGACATCTTAATACCTCTTCTTTTTTTTCGGCCAGAAGCAGCTCGACAACCCGGTTAAAAGCAGTTTTATTAAAGCCGGCCAGGTTATCTAATATGGCGCTGAGTTCAATATCCCGGCCAAAGTGCCGTTCTTCTTTAATCCCGGTACCGGTCCAATTTTTAGTCCATTTTTCCAGTAAGCCGGACAGCTTTTTCATATCTTCTCCGTCAGTCCCTTTCAATAACTGCCGGATTTCAGCCGCCAGTAATCTGGTTCCCGTGCACCCCACTGCCAGTAACCCGTACTGCGTCTCTCCCCTGACAACGGGCTCGGCCCCTAATAAGAGGTCCCCTTTTCCCGCGGTAAATAAATATTTTCTGCGGCCGGCCGCTTCACCGGCTGAGATTTTGGCGGCAAACAGATCAACCTGTCCCTCTTTAACTACCCATACTTTACCTGCGCCCAGAATTACAGGGTTGTTCCCCTCAGCTTTTATTTCTTTATGCTCCAAGCCTCTTAAAAAGTTCACGGCTCAACCATCCTTTACTCCGATACTACAACTTAATATTGTTTGCTTTACTGCGCCCGCCAATCTTTTGATTATGCTGTAGTATTAACTGGCACGTATTAAATCCGCGTAAAGTCCACCCATGTTTTTTAATCCCTCGTGAGTACCGCGCTGAACAATTTTACCCTTATCCATGACGATTATTTCATCACAATCCCGGATGGTACTCAAACGGTGAGCGACAATAACGCAGGTACAACCGCGCCGGCGAATATTTTCATCAACCGTTTTTTCCGTTTGCACGTCCAGAGCACTGGTTGCCTCGTCTAAAATTAATATTGAAGGGTTGCCGGTTAACGCTCTGGCTATTTCGAACCTTTGCCGCTGCCCGCCGCTAAAGTTCGCACCGCCCTCACGTACTTTGTGCTCATATCCTTTATCCCGGGTAGTTATAACATCATGTATGCAGGCATCCTTGGCGGCGCGTATAATACCGGTTTCCGGTATTGTATTATCCCACATGGTCAGGTTCTCCCTGATGGTCCCGTCAAACATATTGATATCCTGGTCAACCACAGCCAACGAATTGGTTATTACATCTCGGGGCAGCTTGTCTTTAGTTACCCCGTCAAGAAGCACTTCTCCCGACCAGGGTTGGTAAATGCCGGTAATCAACCTGGCCACCGTACTTTTACCGCTGCCGGAACCGCCTACCAGAGCCACCCGGGCACCCGGCCTTAAAGTTAAGTTAAAATTTTCAATTAGAGGAGGGTCCCAGGGATTATAGCCAAAGGTTAGGTCTTTTATTTCCAAATACCCTTCCAGCTTTTTGTATTTATCTTCCTCGTTATCAACAGTTATTTCCCGGCTGACATTCTCGTCAACCTTGTATTTAAAAACATCCTCCAGGCGGTTTATATCCCCCTGCACTTGTTTTATCCGCATGCCCATTTGCGTCAAACTGTTGACCGGGTTCATAAAGCTCGCCAACAAACCCTGGAAAGCAATTAAAGAACCTATGGTCAGGTTGCCGTTAATAATGATCAGGCCGCCCACAAACAGGATAACCACGTCGGCAAATTCCCTTAGAAAATTAGGCAGGTGAAACAGAATTTGCGTGGTTTGGCCCAACTTCTGCTGGGCATTAATCTGCTTGGCATGGTAGCCCGACCATTTGGCAAAAAAGTCCGATTCGGAACCGGTGGCCTTTAATGTTTCAATAATGTATAACCCCGAAATGGAAAAACCCCTTACTTTGCCCGCATCCTGCAATAATTTTTTATTCATGGTTTCGATCTTGTTGGACGAATAAACCAGATAGACAATACTTATCCCGCCGAGAAGCAGGGAGATAAGGGTCAGATAAAAGCTATACTGCAGCATAACAATCAAGTAAAAGACCAGCGTCAGCATACCGATTGCCGTCTCAGCCAGTTCCCTCGATAAAAAGGCGGCTACCTGGTCATTGCTCCGCATTCTGTTGGCGATATCGCCGGCGGAACGCTGTTGGAAAAAAAGCACCGGCAACCTAAAAATATGCCAGAAAAATTTTCCCGCATTGGTCAGGGCGATTTTTGTTTCCATCCGCAATAAGTAATGCTGTTGCAGCCAGGTAAGCGTGGCCTGTAAAATAACCACCGCCCCCATCACCCAGAGTAAGGGTTTGAGCCAGTCACTCTTCCCGCCCAGCAGGATATTGTCGATAAATATCTTGGAAAATGTGGGTATAATGAGCCCCGGTATAACCATTAACAATCCTACAATAACTAAATAGACCAGTGCCGTTTGTGAACCTTGAACCCAGTTTTTCAAAGAAACTATAAAACTGCTTTTTTGACCACTGGGCTTAAAGTCCGGCCCGGGCCGAAACGCCAAAATTACCCCGGTAAAAGACAGGTCAAACTCCTCTTCTGTAACCACTTTGGGACCACTGCCGGGATCGTTGATATACACCTTGTCCTTGTCAAAACCCTCCAAAACAACAAAATGGTTAAAATTCCAGTGGATAATAGCAGGCAGGTGCATCTCCCTCAGGTCCCGCGGTTCTTTGCGATAGCCTTTAGCCTCAAAACCGTATCTTCGGGCCGCCTTGAGTATATTGCTTGCTTTTACACCGTCGCGGGTAACCCCGCAATCAACCCTCAGCTGCTCAAGAGAGGTAAACTTTTTATAAAAAGCAAAAATCATCGCCAGGGAAGCGGCGCCGCATTCCACCGCTTCCATTTGTAGTATGGACGGAACCTTTTTTCTCTCACTTTTTGTCCCCAAGGCAATCACCCCAATATTCAAGCACTGAATTATTCAAACAAAATCTTTTTAATAAAGGGAATAACCATATTGATTGGTCGCTGTTCACTTACTTTTGCTTCCCCGATGCATAAAGTTCCGCTATCTATGATCATTTTCGGCCCATCGGGCGTGGACCATTTATACC
This genomic interval from Desulfoscipio sp. XC116 contains the following:
- a CDS encoding NHLP family bacteriocin export ABC transporter peptidase/permease/ATPase subunit — protein: MGTKSERKKVPSILQMEAVECGAASLAMIFAFYKKFTSLEQLRVDCGVTRDGVKASNILKAARRYGFEAKGYRKEPRDLREMHLPAIIHWNFNHFVVLEGFDKDKVYINDPGSGPKVVTEEEFDLSFTGVILAFRPGPDFKPSGQKSSFIVSLKNWVQGSQTALVYLVIVGLLMVIPGLIIPTFSKIFIDNILLGGKSDWLKPLLWVMGAVVILQATLTWLQQHYLLRMETKIALTNAGKFFWHIFRLPVLFFQQRSAGDIANRMRSNDQVAAFLSRELAETAIGMLTLVFYLIVMLQYSFYLTLISLLLGGISIVYLVYSSNKIETMNKKLLQDAGKVRGFSISGLYIIETLKATGSESDFFAKWSGYHAKQINAQQKLGQTTQILFHLPNFLREFADVVILFVGGLIIINGNLTIGSLIAFQGLLASFMNPVNSLTQMGMRIKQVQGDINRLEDVFKYKVDENVSREITVDNEEDKYKKLEGYLEIKDLTFGYNPWDPPLIENFNLTLRPGARVALVGGSGSGKSTVARLITGIYQPWSGEVLLDGVTKDKLPRDVITNSLAVVDQDINMFDGTIRENLTMWDNTIPETGIIRAAKDACIHDVITTRDKGYEHKVREGGANFSGGQRQRFEIARALTGNPSILILDEATSALDVQTEKTVDENIRRRGCTCVIVAHRLSTIRDCDEIIVMDKGKIVQRGTHEGLKNMGGLYADLIRAS